A window of the Oryzias melastigma strain HK-1 linkage group LG11, ASM292280v2, whole genome shotgun sequence genome harbors these coding sequences:
- the LOC112159682 gene encoding uncharacterized protein LOC112159682 isoform X1 has translation MKLPVEATLDIKPFQDQKKVWSLLESHGFTVTNLGGDKVRVSGNFKELRDVKIHLEKLMATNTHPHPPMKELASGFASSLDSKETSPPDQQGSVRSRKEAIVVDVDVFSYANQLRKRELEEALKGHVRMHSQKTGESIAITLSGNNSREAGSKLKHFLADLDKYLRTQDVLLSNISPKGIDLLMKIEKSGNISGSNLVCFMGDRVHIIGPSKESFELKQELLVDHREPRGKPSETDWRKRRSLSLQELPRINPQKNFREVSAPPADKASGFSSSPRGPADHLHSGNSFERDGRKRRSLSLQELPRINRQKNFQEVSAPPADKASGFSSSPRAPGDHHHSGKSSERDGRKRRSLSLQERLGKNPQNNFLEVSAPPVDKASGFSSSPRVLAYRHHSGKSSKRDGRKKGSLSMCLPFKKKSRKDVREVFLPPGDKAGGFSSSHKVPADRRHSGSQRVRRSSDTQERTKAEIFEEPKEEVAPPKQRKSFMHRIRSILKKSKRTK, from the coding sequence ATGAAGCTCCCGGTGGAGGCGACGCTTGACATAAAACCTTTTCAAGACCAGAAGAAAGTATGGAGTCTCCTGGAGTCACATGGATTTACAGTGACCAATTTAGGTGGAGACAAGGTGCGTGTCAGTGGAAACTTTAAGGAGCTCAGAGATGTGAAAATTCACCTGGAGAAACTCATGGCGACAAACACACATCCACATCCTCCAATGAAGGAGTTGGCCTCTGGATTTGCCTCCTCACTGGATTCCAAGGAAACTTCTCCTCCTGACCAGCAGGGGTCAGTGCGGTCCAGAAAAGAGGCGATTGTTGTGGACGTGGATGTGTTCAGCTACGCTAACCAGCTCAGGAAAAGGGAGCTCGAAGAAGCCCTCAAAGGCCATGTTAGAATGCATTCTCAGAAGACCGGTGAAAGCATCGCCATAACTTTATCTGGAAACAACTCCAGGGAGGCAGGAAGTAAACTCAAGCACTTCCTGGCTGATCTAGACAAGTATCTGCGCACACAGGACGTTCTTCTGAGCAACATAAGTCCAAAGGGGATCGatcttttaatgaaaattgaGAAAAGCGGAAACATTTCCGGCTCAAACCTGGTGTGCTTCATGGGTGACAGGGTTCACATAATCGGCCCGTCGAAGGAGAGTTTTGAGCTGAAGCAGGAGCTGCTGGTCGACCACAGAGAGCCCAGGGGAAAGCCTTCTGAAACAGACTGGAGAAAGAGAAGAAGTCTGTCTCTGCAAGAGCTCCCCAGAATAAATCCCCAAAAGAATTTTCGAGAAGTCTCCGCTCCTCCTGCAGATAAAGCATCAGGATTCTCCTCATCACCCAGAGGTCCTGCTGATCACCTCCACAGTGGAAATTCTTTTGAAAGAGATgggagaaagaggagaagtCTGTCTTTGCAAGAGCTCCCCAGAATAAATCGCCAAAAGAATTTTCAAGAAGTCTCCGCTCCTCCTGCAGATAAAGCATCAGGATTCTCCTCATCACCCAGAGCTCCTGGTGATCACCACCACAGTGGAAAGTCTTCTGAAAGAGACgggagaaagaggagaagtCTGTCTCTGCAAGAGCGCCTGggaaaaaatccccaaaataatTTTCTAGAAGTCTCCGCTCCTCCTGTAGATAAAGCATCAGGATTCTCCTCATCACCCAGAGTTCTTGCTTATCGCCACCACAGCGGAAAGTCTTCTAAAAGAGACGGGAGGAAGAAGGGGAGTCTGTCTATGTGCCTGCCCTTCAAAAAGAAGTCCAGAAAAGATGTTCGAGAAGTCTTCTTACCCCCTGGAGATAAAGCAGGAGGATTCTCCTCATCACACAAAGTTCCTGCTGATCGCCGCCACAGCGGGTCTCAAAGGGTACGGAGATCCTCCGACACTCAAGAAAGAACAAAGGCTGAAATATTTGAAGAACCAAAAGAGGAAGTCGCTCCcccaaaacaaagaaagagtTTTATGCATCGAATTcgttcaattttaaaaaaatctaagcgAACTAAATGA
- the LOC112159682 gene encoding uncharacterized protein LOC112159682 isoform X2 — protein MEMTRSLLESLTDIGGGEVGVSQNFMELKEMKISLEVLMGPRTSLSPVKELDSGFASSLDSREELIVVDVDVFSYANQLRKRELDEALKGHVRMHSQKTGESVTITLSGKNSREVGSKLKHFLADLNKYLRTQDILVSDLSPKGMDLLMKIEKSGNISGSNLVCFMGDRVHIIGPSKESFELKQELLVGHREPRGKPSETDWRKRRSLSSQELPRINPKKNFQEVSAPPADKASGFSSSFRVPADHHHSGNSFERDGRKRRSLSSQELPRINRQKNFQEVSAPPADKASGFSSSPRVPADHHHSGKSSERDGRKRRSLSLQERLGKNPQNNFLEVSAPPVDKASGFSSSPRVLAYRHHSGKSSKRDGRKKGSLSMCLPFKKKSRKDVREVFLPPGDKAGGFSSSHKVPADRRHSGSQRVRRSSDTQERTKAEIFEEPKEEVAPPKQRKSFMHRIRSILKKSKRTK, from the exons ATGGAGATGACAAGGAGTCTCCTGGAGTCACTGACCGATATAGGTGGAGGCGAGGTGGGTGTCAGTCAAAACTTCATGGAGctcaaagaaatgaaaattaGCCTGGAGGTGCTTATGGGGCCAAGAACTTCCTTATCTCCAGTGAAGGAGTTGGACTCTGGATTTGCCTCCTCACTGGATTCCAGAGAAGAGCTGATTGTTGTGGACGTGGATGTGTTCAGCTACGCTAACCAGCTCAGGAAAAGGGAGCTCGACGAAGCCCTCAAAGGCCATGTTAGAATGCATTCTCAGAAGACCGGTGAAAGCGTCACCATAACTTTATCTGGAAAGAACTCCAGGGAGGTAGGAAGTAAACTCAAGCACTTCCTGGCTGATCTAAACAAGTACCTGCGCACACAGGACATTCTTGTGAGCGACCTAAGTCCAAAGGGGATGGATCTGTTAATGAAAATTGAGAAAAGCGGAAACATTTCCGGCTCAAACCTGGTGTGCTTCATGGGTGACAGGGTTCACATCATCGGCCCGTCGAAGGAGAGTTTTGAGCTGAAGCAGGAGCTGCTGGTCGGCCACAGAGAGCCCAGGGGAAAGCCTTCGGAAACAGACTGGAGAAAGAGAAGAAGTCTGTCTTCGCAAGAGCTCCCCAGAATAAATCCCAAAAAGAATTTTCAAGAAGTCTCCGCTCCTCCTGCAGATAAAGCATCAGGATTCTCCTCATCATTCAGAGTTCCTGCTGATCACCACCACAGTGGAAATTCTTTTGAAAGAGATgggagaaagaggagaagtCTGTCTTCGCAAGAGCTCCCCAGAATAAATCGCCAAAAGAATTTTCAAGAAGTCTCAGCTCCTCCTGCAGATAAAGCATCAGGATTCTCCTCATCACCTAGAGTTCCTGCTGATCACCACCACAGCGGAAAGTCTTCTGAAAGAG ACgggagaaagaggagaagtCTGTCTCTGCAAGAGCGCCTGggaaaaaatccccaaaataatTTTCTAGAAGTCTCCGCTCCTCCTGTAGATAAAGCATCAGGATTCTCCTCATCACCCAGAGTTCTTGCTTATCGCCACCACAGCGGAAAGTCTTCTAAAAGAGACGGGAGGAAGAAGGGGAGTCTGTCTATGTGCCTGCCCTTCAAAAAGAAGTCCAGAAAAGATGTTCGAGAAGTCTTCTTACCCCCTGGAGATAAAGCAGGAGGATTCTCCTCATCACACAAAGTTCCTGCTGATCGCCGCCACAGCGGGTCTCAAAGGGTACGGAGATCCTCCGACACTCAAGAAAGAACAAAGGCTGAAATATTTGAAGAACCAAAAGAGGAAGTCGCTCCcccaaaacaaagaaagagtTTTATGCATCGAATTcgttcaattttaaaaaaatctaagcgAACTAAATGA
- the LOC112159682 gene encoding uncharacterized protein LOC112159682 isoform X3 yields MEMTRSLLESLTDIGGGEVGVSQNFMELKEMKISLEVLMGPRTSLSPVKELDSGFASSLDSREELIVVDVDVFSYANQLRKRELDEALKGHVRMHSQKTGESVTITLSGKNSREVGSKLKHFLADLNKYLRTQDILVSDLSPKGMDLLMKIEKSGNISGSNLVCFMGDRVHIIGPSKESFELKQELLVGHREPRGKPSETDWRKRRSLSSQELPRINPKKNFQEVSAPPADKASGFSSSFRVPADHHHSGNSFERDGRKRRSLSSQELPRINRQKNFQEVSAPPADKASGFSSSPRVPADHHHSGKSSERDGRKRSLSLRQVFRKRSIKDV; encoded by the coding sequence ATGGAGATGACAAGGAGTCTCCTGGAGTCACTGACCGATATAGGTGGAGGCGAGGTGGGTGTCAGTCAAAACTTCATGGAGctcaaagaaatgaaaattaGCCTGGAGGTGCTTATGGGGCCAAGAACTTCCTTATCTCCAGTGAAGGAGTTGGACTCTGGATTTGCCTCCTCACTGGATTCCAGAGAAGAGCTGATTGTTGTGGACGTGGATGTGTTCAGCTACGCTAACCAGCTCAGGAAAAGGGAGCTCGACGAAGCCCTCAAAGGCCATGTTAGAATGCATTCTCAGAAGACCGGTGAAAGCGTCACCATAACTTTATCTGGAAAGAACTCCAGGGAGGTAGGAAGTAAACTCAAGCACTTCCTGGCTGATCTAAACAAGTACCTGCGCACACAGGACATTCTTGTGAGCGACCTAAGTCCAAAGGGGATGGATCTGTTAATGAAAATTGAGAAAAGCGGAAACATTTCCGGCTCAAACCTGGTGTGCTTCATGGGTGACAGGGTTCACATCATCGGCCCGTCGAAGGAGAGTTTTGAGCTGAAGCAGGAGCTGCTGGTCGGCCACAGAGAGCCCAGGGGAAAGCCTTCGGAAACAGACTGGAGAAAGAGAAGAAGTCTGTCTTCGCAAGAGCTCCCCAGAATAAATCCCAAAAAGAATTTTCAAGAAGTCTCCGCTCCTCCTGCAGATAAAGCATCAGGATTCTCCTCATCATTCAGAGTTCCTGCTGATCACCACCACAGTGGAAATTCTTTTGAAAGAGATgggagaaagaggagaagtCTGTCTTCGCAAGAGCTCCCCAGAATAAATCGCCAAAAGAATTTTCAAGAAGTCTCAGCTCCTCCTGCAGATAAAGCATCAGGATTCTCCTCATCACCTAGAGTTCCTGCTGATCACCACCACAGCGGAAAGTCTTCTGAAAGAGATGGGAGAAAGAGGAGCCTGTCTTTGCGCCAGGTCTTCAGAAAAAGGTCCATAAAAGATGTTTGA